Proteins found in one Agaribacterium sp. ZY112 genomic segment:
- a CDS encoding FdhF/YdeP family oxidoreductase, producing the protein MATAGGFKAIRSVWRYALKIGPINLFKTVTSKNACKACAFGTGGQSGGIWNERHHGIEICNKNIQAHLSDIREGIANPVFMQRSIDELSKLSGKELEDLGRLVTPLYKKAGDSHYSPISYEQALEKITEKLKQTEPKRSFFYASGRSSNEAAFSLQLMARLWGTNNINNCSYYCHQASGEGLTATVGTSTATIEYDDLYEADTIFVFGANPASNHPRFVKTLIECRRRGGQVVVINPAKELGMQRFASPSDVKSMLIGGEKVASHYYQPHLGGDLALMLGIAKALIEKGQIDHDFIQKHCDDFSAFDTHVRSLKWPELVNSSGVSEKEIRQIAAIYAKAKKAVFTWSMGLTHHLQGVANIETIAALALMRGMIGKPGAGLMPLRGHSNIQGTGTMGFTPSLKAPVKKALEAELSHHFPSDAGLDTMACMDAAANGDMDLAFNLGGNLLASNPDTTYATDALNKIPFKVYINSTLNMSHVHAVDQEVIVLPIRVRDEEQQATTQESMFNYVRMSNGGINRFPQLRSEVDLITELGSKIIDKNIFDFSQLRSHQSIRELTSKVVSGMEKMASIDASKQEFHIDGRILHSPNFNTANNKAAFRVHSPVARKAGQFMLSSVRSESQFNSIVFDERDSYRDQEHRWVVMMNIEDIHEQGLKVGAKVDISTDTGTMKAVEVSAFDVRRGNVLCYYPEANILIPRATGERSHTPAFKSVAISIKPSS; encoded by the coding sequence ATGGCTACTGCTGGTGGCTTTAAAGCAATTCGAAGTGTTTGGCGCTATGCGCTGAAGATAGGGCCTATCAATCTATTTAAGACAGTGACTTCCAAAAACGCCTGTAAAGCCTGTGCCTTTGGTACTGGTGGTCAGAGTGGTGGTATCTGGAATGAACGTCACCACGGCATTGAGATTTGCAATAAAAATATTCAGGCCCACCTCAGCGATATTCGCGAAGGCATTGCCAACCCCGTTTTTATGCAGCGTTCGATTGACGAGCTCAGTAAACTAAGTGGCAAAGAGCTTGAAGATTTAGGCCGCCTAGTCACGCCACTTTATAAAAAAGCAGGTGACAGCCACTACAGCCCAATCTCTTATGAACAAGCACTCGAAAAAATCACAGAAAAGCTAAAACAAACAGAGCCTAAACGCAGTTTCTTTTATGCCTCTGGCCGCTCCTCAAATGAAGCCGCTTTTAGCCTGCAGCTCATGGCACGCCTTTGGGGCACCAACAACATCAACAATTGCTCTTATTATTGCCACCAAGCAAGTGGTGAAGGTCTTACCGCGACCGTCGGCACAAGCACCGCCACCATCGAGTACGATGACTTATACGAAGCTGATACGATTTTTGTATTTGGAGCCAACCCCGCCTCCAATCACCCTCGCTTTGTGAAAACGCTGATTGAATGTCGCCGTCGCGGTGGCCAAGTGGTGGTGATCAACCCAGCCAAAGAACTCGGCATGCAGCGCTTTGCCTCCCCCAGCGATGTTAAATCGATGCTTATTGGCGGTGAAAAGGTCGCTTCTCATTATTACCAACCTCATCTAGGTGGTGATCTAGCCTTAATGCTCGGTATCGCCAAAGCCCTCATCGAGAAAGGCCAGATCGATCACGACTTTATCCAAAAACACTGTGATGACTTTAGTGCCTTTGACACCCATGTACGCAGTTTAAAGTGGCCTGAATTAGTTAATAGCAGCGGCGTCAGCGAAAAAGAAATACGCCAGATCGCAGCCATTTATGCAAAAGCTAAAAAAGCCGTATTCACATGGTCAATGGGTCTAACACACCACCTTCAAGGTGTTGCCAACATTGAAACCATTGCCGCACTGGCCCTCATGCGCGGCATGATAGGCAAACCTGGTGCAGGCTTAATGCCTTTGCGAGGCCACAGCAACATTCAAGGCACTGGCACAATGGGCTTTACCCCATCACTAAAAGCTCCTGTTAAAAAGGCCTTAGAAGCCGAGCTTAGCCATCATTTCCCTAGCGACGCAGGTCTAGACACCATGGCCTGTATGGATGCCGCTGCAAACGGCGATATGGATCTGGCATTCAACCTAGGCGGTAATTTACTCGCCTCTAATCCAGATACGACCTACGCCACCGACGCCCTCAATAAGATTCCATTTAAGGTGTATATCAACAGCACCTTAAATATGAGCCATGTTCACGCTGTCGACCAAGAAGTGATCGTACTACCTATTCGCGTGCGAGATGAAGAGCAGCAAGCAACCACACAAGAGAGCATGTTTAACTATGTGCGCATGAGTAATGGCGGTATAAATCGCTTCCCTCAACTGCGCTCTGAAGTCGATCTCATCACCGAGCTGGGCAGCAAGATCATAGATAAAAACATATTCGACTTTAGCCAGCTTCGAAGCCATCAAAGCATCCGTGAGCTAACCTCAAAAGTTGTTAGTGGCATGGAAAAAATGGCCAGCATTGACGCCAGCAAACAAGAATTCCATATCGATGGCCGCATATTGCATAGCCCCAACTTCAATACCGCGAACAATAAAGCCGCTTTTCGGGTTCATAGCCCTGTAGCTCGTAAGGCAGGCCAGTTTATGCTTTCAAGCGTTCGCAGCGAGTCCCAGTTTAATAGCATCGTTTTTGATGAACGCGACAGCTATCGTGACCAAGAGCATCGCTGGGTGGTGATGATGAACATAGAAGACATTCACGAGCAAGGCCTTAAGGTTGGCGCCAAAGTCGACATCAGCACAGACACCGGCACCATGAAAGCAGTTGAAGTCAGTGCCTTTGATGTACGCCGAGGCAACGTACTGTGCTATTACCCAGAAGCAAATATTTTGATTCCACGCGCAACGGGTGAACGCAGCCATACTCCTGCGTTTAAATCCGTAGCCATCAGTATCAAGCCATCAAGCTAA
- a CDS encoding alpha/beta hydrolase encodes MAIQQIEKSNPKYMNDEQLMLLTVHSSALKGRGNISVYNAYSGSKDLPIVILMHGVWGNHWVWMHLGGVHEAYNKLREQGLGEFVLVMPEDGSYYAGSGYLPLKNFDFDKWIVEDMLEGVIQSVDGVSDNSKLFITGLSMGGYGALRLGAKYADKFAGISGHSSITDKAEIQDFNKEGPEYYELAADAAEGEADIVYWMQKNKDSMPPMRFDCGTEDQLYQGNLKFKARLEEAGLDFTYEEFPGGHEWPYWNKHIEDTFRFFDEINKG; translated from the coding sequence ATGGCAATTCAACAGATAGAAAAGTCCAACCCCAAGTATATGAACGACGAGCAGCTAATGCTGCTCACCGTGCACAGCTCAGCGCTTAAAGGCCGTGGCAACATCAGTGTCTACAACGCCTATAGCGGCAGTAAAGACTTACCAATCGTAATCCTGATGCACGGCGTCTGGGGCAACCACTGGGTGTGGATGCACCTGGGTGGTGTACACGAGGCTTACAACAAGCTTCGTGAGCAGGGCCTCGGCGAGTTTGTATTGGTTATGCCCGAAGACGGCTCCTACTACGCAGGTTCTGGTTACTTGCCGCTTAAGAACTTCGACTTCGACAAGTGGATAGTTGAAGACATGCTCGAAGGTGTGATCCAGAGCGTCGACGGCGTCAGCGACAACAGTAAGTTGTTTATCACTGGCCTGAGCATGGGTGGTTACGGTGCGCTTCGCTTAGGTGCGAAGTACGCCGACAAATTTGCCGGTATCAGTGGTCACAGCTCTATTACCGACAAAGCTGAGATTCAGGATTTCAATAAAGAAGGTCCCGAGTACTACGAGCTTGCGGCTGACGCTGCCGAAGGTGAAGCCGATATCGTTTATTGGATGCAGAAGAACAAAGACTCTATGCCCCCAATGCGCTTCGACTGCGGTACTGAAGATCAGCTCTACCAAGGTAACTTGAAATTCAAAGCCCGCCTTGAAGAAGCCGGTTTAGATTTTACTTACGAAGAGTTCCCCGGCGGCCACGAATGGCCCTACTGGAACAAACACATCGAAGATACCTTCCGTTTCTTTGATGAAATCAATAAAGGCTAA
- a CDS encoding Zn-dependent alcohol dehydrogenase, with translation MRQSKALITDGQGHFEVRTIEVGDPGPGEVRVKLMASGICHTDWDSITNWNKTFVVGHEGAGIVDAVGEGVTRVAVGDKVILNWAIPCGECFQCLEGNPHICEVNSPVCGNDLCGHAHGAASKLEGEDVERSFHLGTMAQYTVVQQGAVVAMGETDLPMTSASIVGCGVITGWGSVVNAAEVKAGSTVAVIGCGGVGLNVIQGALHSGAARIIAIDLSEERLEQAQKFGATHGILATKGDNDFNKIGEKVAEINGGRRADYAFECTAVPALGSAPLALIRSAGTAVQVSGIEEKIDFDCELFEWDKIYINPLYGKCNPDRDFPRIVELYNSGKYMLDEMVTKTYTLETAAEGFDDMLKGRIAKGVIVIEHDD, from the coding sequence ATGCGTCAATCTAAAGCTCTAATTACAGACGGCCAAGGCCACTTCGAAGTTCGTACAATTGAGGTCGGAGATCCTGGCCCTGGAGAGGTTCGCGTTAAGCTAATGGCCTCCGGTATCTGTCACACGGATTGGGACAGTATTACTAACTGGAACAAGACTTTTGTTGTCGGCCACGAAGGCGCAGGCATCGTTGATGCTGTAGGTGAAGGCGTTACTCGTGTTGCCGTTGGCGACAAGGTAATTCTTAACTGGGCCATCCCTTGTGGTGAGTGCTTCCAGTGCCTTGAAGGCAATCCTCACATCTGTGAAGTTAACAGCCCAGTTTGTGGCAACGACCTTTGCGGTCACGCTCACGGCGCGGCGAGCAAACTCGAAGGCGAAGACGTCGAGCGCTCTTTCCACCTCGGCACCATGGCTCAGTACACCGTTGTTCAGCAGGGTGCTGTTGTTGCTATGGGCGAAACCGACTTACCGATGACCTCAGCCTCTATTGTTGGCTGTGGTGTGATCACCGGCTGGGGTTCAGTTGTAAATGCCGCTGAAGTTAAAGCAGGCTCAACCGTTGCCGTAATCGGCTGCGGTGGTGTTGGCCTCAACGTAATTCAGGGCGCTCTGCATAGCGGTGCGGCTCGTATTATCGCAATCGATCTAAGCGAAGAGCGCTTGGAGCAAGCCCAGAAATTCGGTGCCACCCACGGCATCCTCGCCACTAAAGGCGACAACGACTTCAATAAGATCGGCGAAAAAGTTGCCGAGATCAACGGCGGCCGCCGCGCCGACTACGCCTTTGAGTGTACTGCGGTTCCAGCCCTAGGCTCTGCCCCTCTGGCCCTGATCCGCTCTGCAGGTACTGCAGTGCAGGTGAGTGGTATTGAAGAGAAAATCGACTTTGACTGTGAGCTGTTTGAGTGGGACAAAATCTACATCAACCCACTCTACGGCAAGTGCAACCCAGACCGTGACTTCCCGCGCATTGTTGAACTCTACAACAGCGGCAAGTACATGCTCGACGAGATGGTCACCAAGACCTACACCCTCGAGACAGCAGCGGAAGGTTTTGACGACATGCTCAAAGGCCGCATAGCCAAGGGTGTGATTGTTATTGAGCACGACGACTAA
- a CDS encoding efflux RND transporter periplasmic adaptor subunit, whose translation MDCATRTIYEFWLKTLTSSHSNLVSAALYLAAEQDEPEENVKLKLIAQSNSFASDQDADKALLLSQNAYSKQRLQIAKKDKEGGLLAKPFNLQEHHYILLLELCTFKREHTTELLKQSQHDLAWLAFAKQLKPAPTSNNTVNTLPTKHIQLSSEWELLANLIREDREAELHLSLCNYLCYFEKAKRVSLALVTGPKLQLKAISNSASFDKTTTQLQLLQATMYECLDKGSNIRKTVGTGPANESELINQSHKQLIRENNLEQVSSYLLKSGNKTLAVLCFEFSHEQQENPNIDSYLAICARLLRLYQKSEYSIWSRLLEASQYKLKQVLGPKNYQLKISAIALILFSIVLFIPGQHQVKAKTYIQSQNKYLLSSPQKGFLDRVYVESGSIVKKGDILGQLSDEDLKLQRKQTLFEIEKLKREYSLALADSLRAESAIVASQVKQSEIKLRLINQKIRRLNIVAPASGTIISPDINQRLGSPVDKGEILFELASGDTYKAQILVNERDIAFIKLGQRLNMKLESLPQQTFPATIKRISPMSEIHEGKNVFSVYAELNKESKKLQPGMSGKSRVDIGEKTNAWLWFRDIWHWFLIRFW comes from the coding sequence ATGGACTGCGCAACCCGCACCATCTATGAGTTCTGGCTAAAAACGCTAACAAGCTCTCACTCCAATCTTGTTAGTGCCGCTCTGTACCTTGCCGCCGAGCAAGATGAGCCGGAAGAAAACGTAAAGCTCAAACTTATCGCCCAAAGCAATAGCTTTGCCAGTGATCAAGACGCAGATAAAGCCCTACTCCTCTCACAAAATGCATATTCAAAACAACGCCTACAAATAGCTAAAAAAGACAAAGAAGGCGGCTTACTCGCCAAGCCCTTTAATCTGCAAGAACACCACTACATCTTATTACTTGAACTCTGCACTTTTAAACGAGAGCATACGACTGAGCTCCTTAAGCAAAGCCAGCATGATCTTGCTTGGCTCGCTTTTGCAAAACAACTAAAGCCCGCACCAACAAGTAATAACACTGTAAATACCCTACCTACAAAGCATATTCAACTCAGCAGTGAGTGGGAGTTATTAGCCAATTTAATAAGAGAAGACCGTGAAGCAGAATTACACCTAAGCCTGTGCAACTACCTTTGCTACTTTGAAAAAGCCAAACGCGTATCTCTCGCACTTGTCACAGGCCCCAAATTGCAACTAAAGGCTATCTCTAATAGCGCCAGCTTTGACAAAACAACCACTCAACTCCAGCTGTTACAGGCCACCATGTATGAGTGTTTGGATAAAGGATCAAACATACGAAAAACTGTAGGCACAGGGCCAGCTAATGAAAGTGAGCTTATCAATCAAAGTCACAAGCAACTAATACGTGAGAATAATCTCGAGCAAGTCTCAAGCTACCTACTTAAAAGTGGTAATAAAACCCTTGCCGTACTTTGTTTTGAATTTAGTCATGAGCAACAAGAAAACCCCAATATAGATAGCTATCTTGCCATATGTGCTCGCCTATTAAGGCTCTACCAAAAGTCAGAATATAGTATTTGGTCAAGACTATTAGAAGCAAGCCAATACAAACTTAAGCAAGTGCTTGGCCCTAAAAACTACCAACTAAAGATCAGTGCTATTGCCCTCATTTTATTTAGCATAGTTTTATTTATACCGGGCCAGCATCAAGTCAAAGCTAAAACCTATATACAAAGTCAAAACAAATACCTACTTTCATCTCCTCAAAAGGGCTTTTTAGATCGTGTTTATGTTGAATCTGGATCTATCGTAAAAAAAGGTGACATTCTAGGCCAGCTGTCTGATGAAGATCTTAAACTCCAAAGAAAGCAAACACTCTTTGAAATAGAAAAGTTAAAACGTGAATACAGCCTGGCATTAGCCGATTCGTTACGAGCAGAATCCGCCATTGTCGCAAGCCAAGTAAAACAAAGTGAAATAAAATTACGCCTTATTAACCAAAAAATACGGCGCTTAAATATCGTAGCACCTGCATCAGGAACCATCATTTCACCGGACATCAACCAACGATTAGGCAGCCCTGTTGATAAAGGAGAGATATTGTTTGAACTAGCCTCAGGAGATACCTATAAAGCCCAGATATTGGTCAACGAGAGAGACATTGCTTTTATTAAGTTAGGCCAGAGACTTAATATGAAGCTTGAAAGCCTGCCACAACAAACATTCCCCGCCACCATTAAACGCATCAGCCCGATGAGTGAGATTCACGAAGGTAAAAATGTCTTTTCCGTTTATGCCGAATTAAATAAAGAAAGTAAAAAATTGCAGCCAGGTATGTCTGGCAAAAGCAGGGTAGATATTGGTGAAAAGACCAACGCCTGGCTTTGGTTTAGAGATATCTGGCATTGGTTCTTAATAAGGTTCTGGTAG